One genomic region from Conexibacter woesei DSM 14684 encodes:
- a CDS encoding flippase-like domain-containing protein has product MRIALVSPYSWTYPGGVTRHIEALAESFLTDGHDVRVLAPFDPDDRRTRLLHRGAAPQRREVPDYLIPLGGTIGLRANGAVSNLMATPNGVSRMRHELRNGGYDVVHLHEPIVPRLGWDACVSANAPLVGTFHAYSTNRITNNMANVMGARRMLNHLHVRVAVSEAAAWTAQRFFGGRYRIIPNGVAVPDLGTPKEPSDRLRVAFVGQAVERKGLPILLRAFEALREHIPVELTIVGANREEVEPLLLDDRGITVLGRVDDDEKRRVLERADVLCAPSLGGESFGMVLTEAFAAGTPVVASDIAGYRDVVRDGTDGVLVPRGDATALAETLRDLWLEPRRRAAMGVAAAAHAQRFAWPRVSAEVIDAYQDAIETPSPRTTAERIGVRVGTVPADLKPKVRAQRLASIEPPPVAGTRRPAIALLRRVVMALLALAVVAGSVLAFRRIGVDRVVNALLDSSPAWVLVGLGIMCASMAVRAVAWRAILEAALPNGRVRLRDAMQGTFIGVLMSATLPARLGEPSRALIVARRTGRPREHFPIVLGTIVSQTLLNIVALVLLGIVTFSSVSIFSGHQDALLFATIAPLVLLAIVLIAPPLLSAGRHTRFTKLQELTGQARRALGRVRDGLMVFRNPRLGATALFAQLGAWVLQWISCYVLLVAFGLDDKADLTAAAAVLFAVNVTAVLPATPSNLGIFQAACVVVLHKGYGVSQADALGYGIVLQAVEIATAVLMGMPALLKEGLSWKDVRLRAMQTSPVKLRAHPRQRHAGGAAQSEA; this is encoded by the coding sequence CGACTACCTGATCCCGCTCGGCGGGACGATCGGCTTGAGGGCGAACGGCGCGGTCTCCAACCTGATGGCGACGCCGAACGGCGTCAGCCGCATGCGTCACGAGCTGCGCAACGGCGGCTACGACGTCGTCCACCTGCACGAGCCGATCGTGCCGAGACTCGGCTGGGACGCCTGCGTGAGCGCGAACGCGCCGCTCGTCGGCACGTTCCACGCCTACTCGACCAACCGCATCACGAACAACATGGCCAACGTGATGGGCGCGCGGCGGATGCTCAACCACCTGCACGTGCGGGTCGCGGTGTCGGAAGCCGCCGCCTGGACGGCGCAGCGGTTCTTCGGCGGCCGCTACCGGATCATCCCCAACGGCGTCGCGGTCCCCGACCTCGGCACGCCGAAGGAGCCGTCCGACAGGCTCCGGGTGGCGTTCGTCGGCCAGGCGGTCGAGCGCAAGGGCCTGCCGATCCTGCTGCGCGCGTTCGAGGCGCTGCGCGAGCACATCCCGGTCGAGCTGACGATCGTCGGCGCCAACCGCGAGGAGGTCGAGCCGCTGCTGCTCGACGACCGCGGCATCACCGTCCTCGGCCGCGTCGACGACGACGAGAAGCGCCGCGTGCTGGAGCGCGCCGACGTGCTGTGCGCGCCGTCGCTCGGCGGCGAGAGCTTCGGGATGGTGCTGACGGAGGCGTTCGCCGCCGGCACGCCGGTCGTCGCCTCCGACATCGCCGGCTACCGCGACGTCGTGCGCGACGGCACCGACGGCGTGCTCGTGCCGCGCGGTGACGCGACCGCGCTCGCCGAGACGCTGCGAGACCTGTGGCTGGAGCCGCGCAGACGCGCGGCGATGGGCGTCGCCGCGGCCGCGCACGCGCAGCGGTTCGCCTGGCCGCGCGTCTCCGCGGAGGTCATCGACGCCTACCAGGACGCGATCGAGACGCCCTCGCCGCGCACCACCGCGGAGCGGATCGGCGTGCGCGTCGGCACCGTTCCCGCCGACCTCAAGCCGAAGGTGCGCGCCCAACGGCTCGCGAGCATCGAGCCGCCGCCGGTCGCCGGTACGCGTCGCCCTGCGATCGCGCTGCTGCGGCGCGTCGTGATGGCGCTGCTCGCGCTCGCCGTCGTCGCCGGCTCCGTGCTCGCGTTCAGACGCATCGGCGTCGACCGCGTCGTCAACGCGCTGCTCGACTCCAGCCCCGCATGGGTGCTCGTCGGCCTCGGGATCATGTGCGCCTCGATGGCGGTGCGTGCCGTCGCGTGGAGAGCGATCCTCGAGGCGGCGCTGCCGAACGGCCGCGTCCGATTGCGCGACGCGATGCAGGGCACGTTCATCGGCGTGCTGATGTCGGCGACGCTGCCGGCACGCCTCGGCGAGCCGTCGCGTGCGCTGATCGTCGCGCGCCGCACGGGGCGCCCGCGCGAGCACTTCCCGATCGTGCTCGGCACGATCGTCTCCCAGACGCTGCTCAACATCGTCGCGCTGGTGCTGCTCGGGATCGTGACGTTCTCGTCGGTGAGCATCTTCAGCGGCCACCAGGACGCGCTGCTGTTCGCGACGATCGCGCCGCTCGTGCTGCTCGCGATCGTGCTGATCGCGCCGCCGCTGCTGAGCGCCGGGCGCCACACGCGCTTCACCAAGCTGCAGGAGCTGACCGGGCAGGCGCGGCGCGCGCTCGGCCGTGTGCGCGACGGCCTGATGGTCTTCCGCAACCCGCGCCTCGGCGCGACGGCGCTGTTCGCGCAGCTCGGCGCGTGGGTGCTGCAGTGGATCTCCTGCTACGTCCTGCTCGTCGCGTTCGGCCTCGACGACAAGGCCGACCTGACCGCCGCGGCCGCCGTCCTCTTCGCCGTCAACGTGACGGCCGTGCTGCCGGCGACGCCCTCGAACCTCGGCATCTTCCAGGCGGCGTGCGTCGTCGTCCTGCACAAGGGCTACGGCGTCTCGCAGGCCGACGCGCTCGGCTACGGCATCGTGCTGCAGGCGGTCGAGATCGCGACGGCGGTGCTGATGGGCATGCCCGCGCTGCTGAAGGAGGGGCTGTCGTGGAAGGACGTGCGGCTCCGCGCGATGCAGACCTCGCCCGTCAAGCTGCGCGCCCACCCGCGCCAGCGCCACGCCGGCGGCGCGGCGCAGAGCGAAGCCTGA
- a CDS encoding CPBP family intramembrane glutamic endopeptidase — protein MSDGRAAIPQWSLARILAVWAAAAVPMGVAAWVLTPLLEDRLGGEVPLAKALIVCLTAGLVWQFALVVLLVRREQGTLRWSRVRQALWLRSPHDEATGQTGGRLWAWALAFALAFALLQELPIDFPAPDERDLGAFLGTDAAERLFAGAWGWFALVALLALFNTVLGEELMFRGLLLPRMQGAFGRRDWVANGVLTGLYHLHMPWAIPSAIVAGLLFAWPSRRYESALMGIAIHSAQSIVIVGAVLALVVK, from the coding sequence ATGTCCGACGGACGCGCCGCAATCCCGCAATGGTCGCTCGCACGGATCCTCGCGGTGTGGGCCGCCGCCGCGGTGCCGATGGGCGTGGCGGCGTGGGTGCTGACGCCGCTGCTGGAGGACCGGCTCGGCGGCGAGGTGCCGCTCGCGAAGGCGCTGATCGTCTGCCTGACCGCGGGCCTGGTGTGGCAGTTCGCGCTCGTCGTGCTGCTCGTCCGCCGCGAGCAGGGGACGCTGCGCTGGTCGCGGGTGCGGCAGGCGCTGTGGCTGCGCTCGCCGCACGACGAGGCGACCGGGCAGACCGGCGGGCGCCTGTGGGCGTGGGCGCTCGCCTTCGCGCTCGCGTTCGCGCTGCTGCAGGAGCTGCCGATCGACTTCCCCGCGCCGGACGAGCGCGACCTCGGCGCGTTCCTCGGCACCGACGCGGCCGAGCGCCTGTTCGCGGGCGCCTGGGGCTGGTTCGCGCTCGTCGCGCTGCTCGCGCTGTTCAACACCGTGCTCGGCGAGGAGCTGATGTTCCGCGGCCTGCTGCTGCCGCGGATGCAGGGCGCGTTCGGCAGACGCGACTGGGTCGCCAACGGCGTCCTGACGGGGCTCTACCACCTCCACATGCCGTGGGCGATCCCGAGTGCGATCGTCGCCGGTCTGCTGTTCGCCTGGCCGTCGCGCCGCTACGAGAGTGCGCTGATGGGCATCGCGATCCACTCCGCGCAGAGCATCGTGATCGTCGGCGCCGTGCTCGCGCTCGTCGTCAAATAG
- a CDS encoding sensor histidine kinase has product MSTAVNDSRVAGARRADAGLAAAAAAAVFADALADGGEGGWGLMLLTSVAMCAPLAWRRTEPVAALVGVMLGALLHTALGTAVPDSALAFLVALFACYSVAAHAPLTGALAGLAVAVAGSAAVVRVADAAAPVSDFLAPALFFPLVWGLGRVVHGRVVQTLQLRRSAQRLEAERDERARAAVAAERARIARELHDIVAHGVSVMVVQSGAARRLLESDPATARRALEHVEATGRDALAEMRRMLGVLRRADDDLALTPQPRLDQLDVLVRRTRDAGLPVDVRVEGDRTELTAGVDLVAYRVVQEALTNVLKHARATRAVVELRYGATALALEISDDGRPGGTPPAAAAGDGHGLVGMRERVTLYGGRVEAAAGAGGGFRVSALLPYDAGGSP; this is encoded by the coding sequence ATGAGCACCGCCGTCAACGACTCGCGCGTCGCCGGAGCGCGGCGCGCCGACGCCGGGCTCGCGGCGGCCGCCGCGGCGGCAGTGTTCGCCGACGCGCTCGCCGACGGCGGCGAGGGCGGCTGGGGGCTGATGCTGCTCACGTCGGTCGCGATGTGCGCGCCGCTGGCGTGGCGCCGGACCGAGCCCGTCGCCGCGCTCGTCGGCGTGATGCTCGGCGCGCTGCTCCACACCGCGCTCGGCACCGCGGTGCCGGACTCGGCGCTCGCGTTCCTCGTCGCGCTGTTCGCCTGCTACTCGGTCGCCGCGCACGCGCCGCTGACGGGCGCGCTCGCAGGCCTCGCGGTCGCCGTCGCCGGCTCGGCCGCGGTCGTCCGCGTCGCCGACGCCGCGGCGCCGGTCAGCGACTTCCTCGCGCCGGCGCTGTTCTTCCCGCTCGTGTGGGGGCTCGGCCGGGTCGTCCACGGCCGCGTCGTGCAGACGCTCCAGCTGCGGCGCAGCGCGCAGCGGCTGGAGGCCGAGCGCGACGAGCGCGCTCGGGCGGCCGTCGCGGCCGAACGGGCGCGGATCGCACGCGAGCTGCACGACATCGTCGCCCACGGCGTCAGCGTGATGGTCGTCCAGTCGGGTGCCGCGCGGCGGCTGCTGGAGTCCGACCCGGCGACGGCGCGGCGGGCGCTGGAGCACGTCGAGGCGACCGGCCGCGACGCGCTCGCCGAGATGCGGCGGATGCTCGGCGTCCTGCGGCGCGCCGACGACGACCTCGCGCTGACGCCGCAACCGCGCCTGGACCAGCTCGACGTGCTCGTGCGCCGCACGCGCGACGCCGGGCTGCCCGTCGACGTGCGCGTCGAAGGCGACCGCACCGAGCTGACCGCGGGCGTCGACCTCGTCGCCTATCGCGTGGTGCAGGAGGCGCTGACGAACGTGCTCAAGCACGCTCGTGCGACGCGCGCGGTCGTCGAGCTGCGCTACGGCGCGACCGCGCTGGCGCTGGAGATCTCCGACGACGGTAGGCCCGGCGGCACGCCGCCGGCCGCCGCTGCGGGCGATGGTCACGGGCTCGTCGGGATGCGCGAGCGGGTGACGCTCTACGGCGGCCGCGTCGAGGCGGCCGCCGGTGCCGGCGGCGGCTTCCGCGTCAGCGCGCTGCTGCCGTACGACGCGGGCGGGTCCCCGTGA
- a CDS encoding response regulator, which yields MTIRVVVADDHELVRTGFKLILEAEPDVAVVGEARDGAEAVELVARERPDVVLMDIRMPRLDGIEATRRVAGEAVRVLVLTTFDLDEYVYAALRAGASGFLLKDTPAEQLVAGVRVVAAGDALLSPSVTRRVIEQFARPAGSLVGAGSVGAARPPALDELTERELEVLELIACGLSNAEIAERLVVAQTTVKTHVARVLMKLGLRDRVQAVVLAYEAGVVSPGAPLPPG from the coding sequence GTGACGATTCGCGTCGTCGTCGCCGACGACCACGAGCTGGTGCGGACCGGCTTCAAGCTGATCCTCGAGGCCGAGCCCGACGTCGCGGTCGTGGGGGAGGCGCGCGACGGCGCCGAAGCCGTCGAGCTGGTCGCGCGGGAGCGCCCCGACGTCGTGCTGATGGACATCCGCATGCCGCGGCTCGACGGGATCGAGGCGACCCGCCGGGTCGCCGGCGAGGCTGTCCGTGTGCTCGTGCTGACGACGTTCGACCTCGACGAGTACGTCTACGCGGCGCTGCGCGCCGGCGCCTCCGGCTTCCTGCTGAAGGACACGCCCGCGGAGCAGCTCGTCGCCGGCGTGCGCGTCGTCGCCGCGGGCGACGCGCTGCTGTCGCCCTCGGTCACGCGGCGCGTGATCGAGCAGTTCGCGCGCCCTGCTGGGTCGCTGGTCGGCGCCGGCAGTGTCGGCGCCGCGCGCCCGCCCGCGCTCGACGAGCTGACCGAGCGCGAGCTGGAGGTGCTGGAGCTGATCGCCTGCGGGCTCTCGAACGCGGAGATCGCGGAGCGCCTGGTCGTCGCCCAGACGACGGTCAAGACGCACGTCGCGCGGGTGCTGATGAAGCTCGGGCTGCGCGACCGCGTGCAGGCGGTCGTGCTGGCGTACGAGGCCGGCGTGGTCAGCCCGGGCGCGCCGTTGCCGCCCGGCTGA